The Mauremys mutica isolate MM-2020 ecotype Southern chromosome 20, ASM2049712v1, whole genome shotgun sequence genome contains the following window.
CAGGGAGACCGGGACATTCGCTTCCGCCAGGATCCCTGCTCAGGGGAAGCCCCGGTGACACCCCCAGgctgggccatggggagccctgcccGGGGAGGGGACGAACCAGAAGCTCCACTTACCCAGACCAGACCCGGACCCCGAAACTCACCGCCGCAGCTCGGGGAGCGGCCTTCATAGCCAGGCGGGGAGGCGGGGCCAGGCcctgggccagggaaggggcTCGGCTCGGCGGGTgatgggctccaggctgggacacgATCGCCCCGCCCTGGGGCTCCGCGCGGGTCGGGGTGTGGCTCGGAGCGGCCGCAGCCCGGGGCCATCGCTTGGTTCCAGCACCGGCAGAGCCCGGCCACCAGCTCCAGAGAGCAGGGGCCGCAGCTCACCCTCCAGCCCGCAGGGCCCGGGAGCCGCCTCTGCTCTTGCAGCAGCAGCTGACGTGTCTGCCCGGTTCCATCCGGGGGCACCTGTGCAGCTGCTCCCACCCCGGCTCTGCCCATAGCGACTCCGGAGGCTGCAGCCAGCGCTGTGCTGGTGCCCCCCAGGGGCCCTAGTTCCTCTGgcgagggggcagggagccgagCCTGATGCTCAGGAcctctgcagctgccagggagtgggaggggaaagcccagcctccccccaccgccaGCGCGAATTGGCTCTGCACTGGATGAACCTGGGCCCATCACATGGAGTCACTGCCCAGACCCAAACACACACTCCGGAGCGCCCGTCCAGAACAGTGACATTTTCAGAAAAAGCCCCGCTAGCCAGCTAACCCCCTACTTTACACCCCGTGAACATCTGACACCCACA
Protein-coding sequences here:
- the LOC123353782 gene encoding collectin-12-like; the encoded protein is MGRAGVGAAAQVPPDGTGQTRQLLLQEQRRLPGPAGWRVSCGPCSLELVAGLCRCWNQAMAPGCGRSEPHPDPRGAPGRGDRVPAWSPSPAEPSPFPGPGPGPASPPGYEGRSPSCGGEFRGPGLVWRCLRAPASPELGSAKTLEPALDPRERLLQLVSRELQAA